In Phoenix dactylifera cultivar Barhee BC4 chromosome 1, palm_55x_up_171113_PBpolish2nd_filt_p, whole genome shotgun sequence, the genomic stretch ATCTGACTGTAATAATCATTTTGAAGCCTTTTCCTTATGCAAATCGGGTCAGCTAAAGAGCAAACTTCAAGTTAAGAGCTCTGTCAGTGGATTGAGCAATTTTTTATACTTTTAAACAACAATTCCGAGAAAGATTCATCAAATGCAACTATCTAGTTGATTCTGGCATATGCTTCCATCATTTGTTAGTGCATAGTGATATGTCATCGCTTTGTCGATAGATCATTTCTGCATGCATTTAGTATATGCAATTTAAATGTTTAAGCTCTATGTTATAATTTGTCAAGTGTGGTGGTTATCAAAGATTGCTTGATAATGCACATTTTTCATTCAGCAGTTGTTGCTAATAAAGAGTGGAAACCAAAATCAACACATAGAAATTCTGCTCAAGCATCCGGAACACCTGGTACTTCTGATGTATCTACTGTGGTGGAAGCTGTTTCTGAGTCACTGCCGGTGTTATCAGAAGATACTGCTTTAAAGCTGGAAAAGAAGCTAGATGAACTGCAGTTATTGGACAGACAACATGTCATCATTCCAAACCATCTTCAAGTTCCAGAGTCTGAGAGGCATGGGTTGAGTTTTGGAAGCTTTGAATCCAGTTTTAACCTCAGCATGGGTTCTGCTAACGGTCCTGCAAGTGATAAGAGCACTGCACCACCACTCGAGTCATCTCAAGAGATTAAGGAAAACATTGAGGATCCTTCTTCAAGGTTAGATACATCAGTTGAaatttttttcattaagttcATTACATTAATGCAGTTCTATTCATACCCATATATACTTGCCTACTTATCAAATTTTTCAAAGCCGATGCTTCCAAAAAATGTTTTAAATATCTGTTTGCCTCAttttaattgttgtttaatacTGCATACTggtgctatatatatatttccatgTTGTGGCAGAGACAAAAGTCACTGTGATGTACGGTCTGTCAGCCTTGACCTTTTCTATCTCTGCAGTGTTCTGTCTGTTAGCTAAGATACTTTGCATGATCGCATTCAAATTATTGTAAGATGCTTCTATACAGTCAAATCTGATCTATATTGGTCAGTTTATAAATTCTGTCCCATAAAgctactttctctctctctctctctctctctctctctgatggGTGAGTTGATATTCTCATAAAAAACTATGAATTCTGAACTTTTGTTGATGTGCACTGTTTTATCATCAAGATACTGTACATTCATATAAtgtacttatttttttttaagaaaatgatggataagttcatttttcttttcttgttaggTTTTCTTATTTGTTTCTTTTCCCTCTTGTGAGCGCAGCAGTTGTGATGCATCCCCAACTTCTCAAGAAGTCGACTATCCAGATCATCCCCAGTCACCAATTCAGATGCCAGAAAATTTTTCATGTAGGGAAGCTGACATTCCTTCCAGTGTCCCTGCAGCACCAGAATATGATCAATCCAAAGAAACTGCTGCTTTGGCTCCAGAAGGTCCTCAGTACTCAGTTGTTCATACTGCACCAAGTTATTCAGCATTTGGGTTGGTACCACAAATGCTTGGCAGCCAACTAGTACCATTTGAAAGCTCTGAGTCTCAGGCACGTGATACCACTCACCTCCCAAGCTTTGTGGTATGTTTTCTACTTTCAGGACTATTATGCTTATTTTAAGTTTAAAATTATTCATTGGATTGTAGCTCAAGTGACTGCTGTATTTTATGTTATAACAACATGTAATTTGTACAACGTGTAATCTGTTACTTTGATGGTCATTGCTCCATAGCATAGTTGCTGCTGTAAAGTAATATTGGGTAGTGGCCATAGGATGTGTCTGCAAACAAAAATTCCAGAAATGGGGGCATCTATAGCATCTTGTCTACTATTTTCTCTTCAAGCTGTTCCATTCATTATTGTTAGCTCTGTTTCTGGAccaattaattttattataaatcaGCCCGGATAGGAACTGGGATGGGTATTCCAATTGTATTGTATTGTATTTGGAGTTCATTCTAGGAATATGAAAAACTAATATTCTTTTGTTTAGGTCCAGCAACCTTTCGATCCATCCTCGAGCTACTATACCCAATTTTATCGACCTACTGCTGATGCTGAGGGCCGCTTCTCTCCTTTTCTTGCACCTGGTGCCGCTAAGTATAATGGCAATATTGCAGTCCTACCTGCTCAGACTGGCCAGGCTCCTCAAGAGGTTCACATCAAACTCTGCTTTGTTGAGCTGCTTGTTTAATGGAATAATCAAAACATTCTTCTTTCACATGCTGTCATGATCTTGTTTAATCATAACTAGAATATTTTACCCATCTATTTGGGACTGATTTTAGGACTGCTTTacctccttcctttcttttcaatTTGAAATATATGTTTGCTTGGATCCTGCTAAATTTTTTAGCTTATTGTATCATAAGATTAACTATTAGATTGATTTTTAAGTTTTTAAGTGAAATTTTGTTTTCTACCAAAGGCACTCAATTAAGGCCTTCAATCTTGCTTTGAAATTAAACCTGAAAAAAGGGGCCAACTTATAGagttttgaatttgaagaaattgatagtattttgttttattttgagatGCTGCCTTTCTTTTGTGCTCtgtgattattttttaattacatacTAGCAACATTTTCACCATTTTCTGTTTACCTTCTGGatgaaatttcttattttatgTGCTTCATATACTTGTGTTCTAAATAAAATACTTACATTATTATATATTGCGACTCCAGAGTGGGAACTCTATGGTCTTATCAACAGCTGGGTCTACTTCTCTTGCTACTCAAACTGCTGGGGTTATGCCGAGTTCTGTTGCCGTTCCCCAGCAACCAGTTCCCATTTTCCGGCAGCCTGCTGGTGTACATATATCACATTATCCCCCCAACTATATTCCGTATAGTCAATATTTCTCCCCGTACTATGTACCACCCCCTGCCGTTCACCATTTTCTAAGCAATGCTGCTTTCCCTCAGCAACCTCCAACAGGCAGTGTATATCCTCCTCCTGGTGCTGCAGCAGCTGCCACCCCTGTCAAGTACTCTCTTTCTCAATACAAGCCTGGTACCAACGCCGGTAATTCAGCCCTTGTTGGGATGCCGACTGGCTATGGAACATATAGCTCGAGTCCAGCTGGCTACACTCCTAATCCTGCTGTGGGCAGTGGCAACTCAACTGGCAATGAGGATCTCACGGGATCTCAGTTCAAGGAAAATAATGTGTATATGCCTGGGCAGCAGgtacctttctttccttttactCGAACTTCATGTTTGGCACTTTCTTCACTCTTTTGATGCAAAAACACCATTGTATAGCTGTTATTTTAGATGATCAAAAACCTTAAAAATCTGATTCACTTTCTGGTGCATCCTGGCATGTCCACTGGAGCCATAGTGCTCAGATAAAAATGGTACCTGGGATGCCACCACAGTTCACTCGTGTACCAGGATGTTTCAACTGTGCTGGTTGGTGCCAGTCACGATGGACAGGGGTGGTTGCAGCCTGACACCTGGGAcaatacaacattttttttaaaaaaaatctttccccCCTTTCATTCATGCTATTAATGATTGTCTTGGTTTGTCCCAGCCCATCCGCTATTGTACCGACCAGGACCAAACTGGGATAAGAATTGGTTTCCTTTTATTGTTTACAGAATTGATATGAATACCACCAATATGActcattatttaattttttttttttttttgatattgaaCTTGTTATGTTGTCAATATGTTCCTCACTTTACATATGAGAAGCATGTCTGGTTACGATGCTGTGATTGCTATTTTTCCAATGTTTGGTCATCCTAGATTTATGATCTATTTCTATTAGTTATATTTGATTATTTGCTGTCCAGCAGACCGAAGGTTCAGCTGTCTGGATTCCTGCAGCTGCTGGGCGAGACATTTCCAGTCTTCAAGCCAGTTCATTCTACAGCTTTCCTTCACAGGGACCACACATGACATTCACACCCACACAAGCTGGCCATGGTGCCTTTAGTGGACTTTACCACCCCACCCCAACTGTCGCTGCAGCTGCTGTTCATCCACTACTCCAGCAGTCCCAGACTGTGGCTGGTGCTGTTGAGATGGTGGGCCCACCTTCTGGTGTTTATCAACAGCCACAACGAGCACAGATCAATTGGACTAATACTTATTGAAGAGGGGAAATCAAATCCTTGTTAACGGTAGCCTCTTAAAAAGCAAAGTAGATATTCTGATGCTGTGAAGTTTGGAGGCTACTGTTGGTTTCAGGCAGAACATTTTCACAATTGTGTCATAGTGCAGCCTGATCAAAGAGTgtaaatatatagatatatctACAGGATGGGCAAGCTGCAGGGAAGGCTTCAGGATTCCAGTTTGCTTTGAGAGTTTGAGATTAATTGTGGAGGTTCACCTGTGACTGATACTGACCATTTTTAAGCTAGTAGAGAGGTCTGCGCaggttccttttctttgcttgtttGCTGCTCGTTCTTTATCATTTGCCCTTCTCTCCCTTGATCTTTTTAAATTATTCAGTGGTGAAAGGcgtgattttcttttcttgtatcAATCCCTTCAGATGAGGTTATAGTAATGGGAAAGGTAAGATTTTAAGTTAGTGGGTTTTTCATTCTTTTCACTGCCTTGACTGTAAAGTGAATTTTGATAGTATATGAGGATGTATTGCAACTGTTGTATCTGGCGTAATAGAAGCAGCAGCACATCCCTTTCTGTTTCCTTTCTGTTGCAATTAAATAACTATGCTTGAATATCTCTGCAGAATCCACCACCCTTTATTTTTCTGTGCTCGAGAGCAATATGGAACTTTTTTTCTCACCAATCATTGGGTTCTGTTGGGGCACAAATGGCTCCTGTCtacagttttattttcttttacttaTGGAATTATCTCCCACATAGCAACCTTGCAAGGATATTGCACCTTGTGCCAAGCATATGCATGTGGTGCAAGAATTAGGAGGTTGGCTCAGTTTCTTAGAACTATTTGTTTGGTGGATGGTGGTCTTGCCTGAACAGCTTGTTGCCCTAATGCCCGTTGTTGAATCCATTATGTTGTCTCATTTAATACTGTGATGTGATCTTTTGTCCATGGAATAATATGGGGTTCCGTATGTACCATCCGTGGTATGTCTCAATGAGGCAATATAAACTAGCACAATTGTGACTATCGTGACATGGAGcaatttcttgatcaatcaatgCAGTGCAGTGATGTGCTGAAGATTGTTTCTTATAAATTCATAAATCCTAAAAATTTGGCTGCATGTTTATAATCTATTTTGTTACATGTCTGAACTGTACCTGTACCATGCAAATGTGAAGTTTAAATCTACTTGTTTTCATGCTTTATTCGTGTTGGGAAGATCGAGAAGCATGCCTATGTTGTTGTATTACTAGGAGAATGTGTTGGACTCACCATCTTTTAGCCTGGGTGGTGTGGTCCTCCATGTAGAAAGCTTGTGGGTCACCAAACTTTAGTTATTGGACATTGAAGGGGATCCTTTAGGCATGGTTTTGGTTGCCGGTAGTTGGTCGTCCCTTCCACCTTATAGAGCACACGAGGCCCTAGGAGGTTTACTTGAATTCCCATGGAAATCCGTGGAGGACAGGGTTGTAGAGATTGGGAAGAGAGGGAGCGGTCGTTAGCCATCCCGGCAAACATGGAGGACAGGATTGTAGAGATTGGCGTAGGCGTGGAGAGTGGCTTCTCAGGCACATCCAACGATAGTCCGCTTCCCATTTTTCTTAAGGTGTACCTCTCTCTTCCACactttttttctcttattttctctctttcttctagTATCTTTTTCttactctctctcttttttattgCACTTCATTCTCTTAGAATTTGGGCCCCGCCGTTCCTGTCAAAGGAAGTGGCAGACAAAAGCTAAGAAAGCAGATGCTAGATAGACAAACGTACGTAACATAGCTTTGTCTACATTtcgatatataaataaatctaattATTAATTTGGGACTTGGTATGGTATGACAAGCTGGTATCTAGATGATAGCCTCCAAGGAGGAGTCACAaggaaggaaaattcaaaattctCAAAAGCCATGCCCCTCGGTCCATGTCCGGCTGTCAACTTTTGAAgcgaaattaaaaaattttgtcGCATCATtcgatccaagcaagtaaatcAGTGTTGGATAACATGATATAGAAATTCTAATCTTGCTTTCATGGTTGTTTGCAATTTACCTACATGTATCTGATAATCATCCTAAGCACAGTTATTTAGTCTTTTTCCAACTATTCGAGTCGACTACTTGCAAGTATCTGATACGAGCACATAAAACGAGAGTCGAATTGATCCTTGGTCATCAAAGTAGTTCCATTATTATCTGCTAATCAGGGCAACATATCGAGAATGAGCTAAAATGGTGATAAAAAGGCGTCGCTCGTCGATTGGTAAAAATAAAGCTGACATATGAACAAAGTAACCAATCTATATTGTTCATGGCTTTTGCTAAATTCGTTGATGCAGTTCGAGGATGTGGAATATAAGGTGAGTGGTGCTTCGAGGAACCCTATGAAAGCTGCGATTACCAGTGCAGCCTCAAAGTTGAGGGTGGAGCAAGGGAGTTGCAAGCACATTCTCAAGGGCATATCTGGAAGTGTGGGTCCTGGTGAAATCCTAGCTCTGATGGGGCCTTCCGGCAGTGGCAAGACCACCTTGCTAAAGATACTTGGTGGTAGGTTGGATGGGGATATCCAAGGGAAAATTACTTACAATGATACTCCTTATAGTCCCTCTATCAAGAGAAGGTAAAGCAGATGTTAAACACTAAAAGatttctccctccctctctctctctctctcaccacaCTTGAATTCAGGACGTCACATGCACACAAAACCACATTGATGAGAGAGTGGAACTTTTCCTTGATCAATCAAATAACAAGAGGTTTCATGAGCTCTGTCTGATGCTAAAGCCCTGGACTTCTTCACAGGATTGGATTTGTGACCCAGGATGATGTGCTCTTCCCTCAGCTTACAGTGGAAGAGACCCTTGTCTTCGCTGCCTTCTTAAGGCTTCCTACCAACATGACTAGCCAGCAGAAATACGCCAGGGCAGATGCCATCATAAAGGAACTGGGCTTAGAAAGGTCAGTAATCACCAAGCATCTTGATATGTGCCAATGGCTTGCACTTTAAAAGTCAGTCATAGGAGTAATCTAGATCCTATAACCTTCATATCAGTTACCTATTTAACTCATCTAGCTCCAAGTCTGGCTTTCCAAGTGCATCTGGCCTAGTCTCCAATATTAGCCTTTAATCTTTTGGGATCAattggctagtttttgaaacttGTTCCGACTGTTTCCTTGTTTTTGGTCTCCTGCTCTTTTTCCATCCGTCAGCATGAAACATAGTGACCTTCCTTCTCACAAAAAAGATACGTGGCGAATTCTTAGCTTCACTGCATGCTCAGTGGTTCCCATTTCCCAACAGTCTCTTGTTCTTGGATGCGCGAGTCCAATCTAGTGATTTCTTTTTCAGAGCCTGGTTAGAGCCTGATTTAATTTTACCGATTTTCAGAATGAACTCACACTATATCATGAATATTTCCTGTTTCAGATGCCGTCGCACCAAAGTGGGAGGAGTATTCGTTAAAGGCATCtcagggggagaaagaaaaaggactAGTATAGGCTATGAGATCCTTGTCGATCCCTCATTGTTGTTGCTCGATGAACCCACGTCAGGCCTAGACTCCACCTCTGCAAGCAAGCTCTTGATGGTTCTTCAGAACCTTGCAAAGGTGATAGACTTTCTGTTGCTACCACTAGGTATTGCTCAATGCCAGATTTGAGTATAATTAAGCATTTTAAACTGCCTCCATGTTCGGTCGCAGACAGGAAGGACGATCATCACGACGATCCACCAGCCATCTAGCAGGATGTTCCATATGTTTGACAAGCTTCTGCTGATTTCAGAAGGCTATCCCATATACCATGGGAAGGCTAGGGAGTCCATGCAGTACTTTGCATCCCTGGGGTTTGTTCCTGAAATTGCCATGAACCCAGCTGAGTTTCTGCTAGACTTAGTGACTGGACATGCGAACGACATCAGCATCCCTGAAGATCTACGAGGCTCTCCAAACCCGCAAGAATTTGAGAAGCAAGTGACAGAGGTGGATAAATATCTCCAACAATTACTCATGTCATCAGTTTTCTTACCATCTTTAATTATCTGCATCTTCTAAAGGCAATATATCCTGTGTGTGGACAATTCTGCATCTCTAGTCCATTTTTGAGAAATGATAGTATGTCAAAATTTTAGGAAACTCGAAAGTGTTGGAAGCAAGCATTTCTCTTGTACATTTCTTCGATGAAAATTAAAACTAACCTGGTTTCTCAATCAATTGTCATAGTTTCTGCAACGGAAATATAAGACAGAAGTGGAACCtaaagagaaagaagatcacCATCGAGCGACAAAAGCACCAAAGCACCTTCAAATAGCAATTCAATTAAAGAAGGATTGGACTATGAGCTGGATTGAGCAGTTAATTATACTGTCAAGGAGAACTTTTCGGGAGAGATGCTGCGACTACCTAGACAAGCTAAGGTTAGCACAAGCCATTGGAGTAGCAGTACTCTTAGGCCTTCTCTGGTGGAAATCCAAGATAGGAACTGAAGCTCAGCTAAGAGATCAGGTCACTCTACGACATACAATcaattcttcttttccttcgatAAAATCTCTATCTAGAATTACAATTATATTGTCATTTAATCACTAATTCACAGCCACGCTGTTCAGCAAGCTTAAGTGCACATTGACCTCCTAGTAAATGATGCTCATACTGAGAGAATTTTAAAGGATGCTTGTTTACCTTAATATTTTCATCTGAACTTGCTTCCTTTGAATGTAGGTCGGCCTAATTTTCTACATCTGTATATTTTGGACATCATCATCAATATTTGGATCGGTGTATGTCTTCCCATTGGAGAAGGTGTACTTggtaaaagaaaggaaagcagatATGTATAGACTAAGTGTGTACTACGTATGCAGCAATCTATGTGACATGGCAGCTCACGTATTCTATCCCATCATTTTTATGGTCATACTATACTTCATGGCGGATTTTAGAAGGACGGCTCCTTGCTTTTTCTTGACATTATTTGCAGTTCTATTGATTGTCATCACTAGCCAGGTATTGTTGAGTCTCAAGCCACTTCATCCGATTTTCAAATTATCTTCGGAGTTTGCATCATcaagttttattaaaatgaaagcAAATGACTTAATGCAAGCTTTAATAAATTGCATGGAAAACAGAATTAGGATTCTTATTGTAGAAACTTCTTGAGTTGGGAAATGCATGAAGGGAGGGTTAGAAGTCTTATTGGTCATCATGTGAAATGAAATAGGAACCTCTACATTGGAATATATAAGCTTGATTATGTTCGAGTATTTGGCTCCCAAAGACATGTTTGGGCTTTGGTTTTTGCTTCTCACCCGAACAAAAAGAATCTTGCTTTGAATTTGTTGAAGGCATGCTAGTAACCTTGCAATACGCAAAACCAAAGCTCATTACAGTTCTCTGATGCTAAGATTTGGGAGATGATATCATCAAAGTCTTCTAATAACTTCCCCCATTTCAGGGAGCTGGGGAGCTGTTTGGAGCAGCAATTCTAAGCGTAAAAAGGTCTGGATTGGTGGCATCTTTGGTGCTCATGTTATTTCTCCTCACAGGAGGATATTATGTTCAGGTGCCTAACCTTTTAGTAAACTAGTTGCTAGTATTTTAtccgtttttttttaaaaatattgagaTACCAATCATATGTCCAAGAAAGTAACAATGGGAATAAGTTGCTTCTCTAACTATATTGATGAAATAAGTTGCTTGTTTCACAGCATATACCCAAGTTCATGCAATGGTTGAAGTATATCTCTTTCATGCATTATGGATTTAGACTCTTGTTGAAGGTGCAGTACTCTGGAAATTTGGTGTATGAATGCCAAAGCAAAGGTGGATGCCGAAGCTTGCAGAGCTCACCTTCCTTTGATACGATAGACTTGAATGGCAGATTACACGAAGTATGGATTCTATTACTCATGGCTCTCATTTACCGAATGCTCGCCTATTTCTGCCTCCGAAAAAGAATTAGCATCGCTCCTTTTTGATGTTTAAGAACATGATAAACAAACTTCCGATCATGTACTATTGGAATACTCTCATCATGCAGAAAAAAAATGCTTAGATATGGAAAAAAAAGCATGGGAGTTATTTGTTTTTGTTATGTGAAGCGAACCGTAGTTGGCGTTGTCGCCAAATATTTGAGCCAATttgtattccttttttttcaaaaaaaaaaaattcatctcaACTTTTGCTATGGATTAATTAGGTCCAATATGCAtcagtagttttttttttttttgaaggaagGGGAGGCGAAACTACCTAATTTATCAAAGGGAAATAAATGTACAAGAAGATATAAATAAAagtaaaaggaagaaaaaaaaacatagctTTTTTAGATAGACTACCGTTTGTGCTCACTATATCATCCAATAGGGCAAATTCATCAAACAAAATCATATGAGGATAATACGTGTACAGCCAGAGCTGCAAGAAAGTAGTTGgaggttgtttttttttttagtaaaaatggcattttatatagctctaacATGATGAGTACATACAAAGGAGGAAGAATGTCCCccatggagagagagaaagtcttCCATGAAGAAAGCAATAAACTCAGCAAAGATGCCTCAGAATTGTCTTCAATTTTGACTagccattgaaaaaaaaagaaaacaatggcTATGGAGAGAACAATAAATTCAGAGGTTCACGAATTTTCTTCTATTAACCATTTCAatcatgcaaaaaaaagaaggaagcttTTGTAACAAAGAAATgaataaattcagaaaaaaattGCTGCAGGATATTTTCTTGCAATGCGCCAGATCAAATACACAAAAAGAAGCCATGCTCGCGACTTGCACAGTAATAAATTTATGATGAAAGAAAATAGTTCAAGATTGTTTTTCTACTTACCATCTCAAGAACAcgcgaaaaaaaaatcttgaacaTCAACAACGCAATACTGAATTTATTCGGCAGATAAATTTTTTGGAATATTTTCTTTTGCATTTCCCCATTTCGAGTAGCAAAGAAGACATATTTGCTACAAACATGCAAAAGAAAGGATTCGCCTTCCTTCGCATGAATTCACCGTTTGATCACACAATGGTTGCTTCGAGAGATTCGCACACAGGATGAATGAAAAAGGTTCAGAATACTTTAAGATCTGTGTAGAGGGCGATCCGATGGGCAACATTGCGAAAAAACATCCATCATTTTCTTGCACGAAAGATAGAACCTGAACCTTCTACCCAGATTCGGAGCCTCTCTCGGTAACTTCCTGCTCGTGCTGTGGATCAAGGCTTGTTTTGCTATTAAAAGCCCCAGCTCATCCTTTGTTGCTGCATACGATGGTTACCTATATTACCATGCTATTGGCTGAGCTCTTTGGGATAGCCTCGTGTATACTACCACTACGTTCAGGGCCACCAATATCATATTGGTAAGAGACTTTAGAAATCTCAAGACCTAGTTAGAGCAGGTCATCCCCTTCTCTTGGACATGGAGGATTGGCTCATCCCTTGCAACTAACAATATAGCTGATAAGATGGCGTAACGATGTAGGCCTCATTGTTAAGGATTCCAGTTCACCCATTTCACAATCTTTTGTATATTGATTTTGCTGGCTGCATTTAATTTTAGCcacctcaacaaaagaaaaaaacaatcatTATTACATGACATTTGACAATAAAGACCCTAGATAATATCATGACAACTACCACGATAACAAGATCATCAACCGCTATTCATCAACTTAACACACAAATAATGTGACTAAAACAAGATCAATTAGTGTTCTCTATATCCGCAATCACCTCGATATCGATATATAAAAATCTTTGTGCTATTATCTCAGACTCGATAAAATTTGAGATATCCCAATGCactatgctgatttttttttcatttatttttaaatttttgatataaatttttaatttatacatCTCAAAG encodes the following:
- the LOC103712844 gene encoding GBF-interacting protein 1-like isoform X1 codes for the protein MSGGLRVSIPSNVRKTIQNIKEIAGNHSDEEVYAMLKDCSMDPNETAQRLLLQDTFHEVKRKRDKRKENIRDPADSRWRQGVQGRGGRSGRGNYSSRYASDDIVGGRNVTSRKENGVNQGTDSGNKSSSSANPDTENKSSISISSSIPGLANGPSNVDHPISSQGCLSQVSGVSQIASKEESSATENNKSGKTSLISDDVKSGSASGHSVPGSSLSVPSKAVSVSGVYASSSDPVLVPSLDTCNSGEAGTIKRVVGSQRTVVETMNKAVPCDISGLELLSLNGKGSSEISHYSVHGKVQNRSQGSEVNQLSDTSHAASSSLSGHAGSRPSSTYSSRSQQLTGSQKAVVANKEWKPKSTHRNSAQASGTPGTSDVSTVVEAVSESLPVLSEDTALKLEKKLDELQLLDRQHVIIPNHLQVPESERHGLSFGSFESSFNLSMGSANGPASDKSTAPPLESSQEIKENIEDPSSSSCDASPTSQEVDYPDHPQSPIQMPENFSCREADIPSSVPAAPEYDQSKETAALAPEGPQYSVVHTAPSYSAFGLVPQMLGSQLVPFESSESQARDTTHLPSFVVQQPFDPSSSYYTQFYRPTADAEGRFSPFLAPGAAKYNGNIAVLPAQTGQAPQESGNSMVLSTAGSTSLATQTAGVMPSSVAVPQQPVPIFRQPAGVHISHYPPNYIPYSQYFSPYYVPPPAVHHFLSNAAFPQQPPTGSVYPPPGAAAAATPVKYSLSQYKPGTNAGNSALVGMPTGYGTYSSSPAGYTPNPAVGSGNSTGNEDLTGSQFKENNVYMPGQQQTEGSAVWIPAAAGRDISSLQASSFYSFPSQGPHMTFTPTQAGHGAFSGLYHPTPTVAAAAVHPLLQQSQTVAGAVEMVGPPSGVYQQPQRAQINWTNTY
- the LOC103712844 gene encoding GBF-interacting protein 1-like isoform X5, whose protein sequence is MSGGLRVSIPSNVRKTIQNIKEIAGNHSDEEVYAMLKDCSMDPNETAQRLLLQDTFHEVKRKRDKRKENIRDPADSRWRQGVQGRGGRSGRGNYSSRYASDDIVGGRNVTSRKENGVNQGTDSGNKSSSSANPDTENKSSISISSSIPGLANGPSNVDHPISSQGCLSQVSGVSQIASKEESSATENNKSGKTSLISDDVKSGSASGHSVPGSSLSVPSKAVSVSGVYASSSDPVLVPSLDTCNSGEAGTIKRVVGSQRTVVETMNKAVPCDISGLELLSLNGKGSSEISHYSVHGKVQNRSQGSEVNQLSDTSHAASSSLSGHAGSRPSSTYSSRSQQLTGSQKVVANKEWKPKSTHRNSAQASGTPGTSDVSTVVEAVSESLPVLSEDTALKLEKKLDELQLLDRQHVIIPNHLQVPESERHGLSFGSFESSFNLSMGSANGPASDKSTAPPLESSQEIKENIEDPSSSCDASPTSQEVDYPDHPQSPIQMPENFSCREADIPSSVPAAPEYDQSKETAALAPEGPQYSVVHTAPSYSAFGLVPQMLGSQLVPFESSESQARDTTHLPSFVVQQPFDPSSSYYTQFYRPTADAEGRFSPFLAPGAAKYNGNIAVLPAQTGQAPQESGNSMVLSTAGSTSLATQTAGVMPSSVAVPQQPVPIFRQPAGVHISHYPPNYIPYSQYFSPYYVPPPAVHHFLSNAAFPQQPPTGSVYPPPGAAAAATPVKYSLSQYKPGTNAGNSALVGMPTGYGTYSSSPAGYTPNPAVGSGNSTGNEDLTGSQFKENNVYMPGQQQTEGSAVWIPAAAGRDISSLQASSFYSFPSQGPHMTFTPTQAGHGAFSGLYHPTPTVAAAAVHPLLQQSQTVAGAVEMVGPPSGVYQQPQRAQINWTNTY
- the LOC103712844 gene encoding GBF-interacting protein 1-like isoform X7 produces the protein MSGGLRVSIPSNVRKTIQNIKEIAGNHSDEEVYAMLKDCSMDPNETAQRLLLQDTFHEVKRKRDKRKENIRDPADSRWRQGVQGRGGRSGRGNYSSRYASDDIVGGRNVTSRKENGVNQGTDSGNKSSSSANPDTENKSSISISSSIPGLANGPSNVDHPISSQGCLSQVSGVSQIASKEESSATENNKSGKTSLISDDVKSGSASGHSVPGSSLSVPSKAVSVSGVYASSSDPVLVPSLDTCNSGEAGTIKRVVGSQRTVVETMNKAVPCDISGLELLSLNGKGSSEISHYSVHGKVQNRSQGSEVNQLSDTSHAASSSLSGHAGSRPSSTYSSRSQQLTGSQKAVVANKEWKPKSTHRNSAQASGTPGTSDVSTVVEAVSESLPVLSEDTALKLEKKLDELQLLDRQHVIIPNHLQVPESERHGLSFGSFESSFNLSMGSANGPASDKSTAPPLESSQEIKENIEDPSSSSCDASPTSQEVDYPDHPQSPIQMPENFSCREADIPSSVPAAPEYDQSKETAALAPEGPQYSVVHTAPSYSAFGLVPQMLGSQLVPFESSESQVQQPFDPSSSYYTQFYRPTADAEGRFSPFLAPGAAKYNGNIAVLPAQTGQAPQESGNSMVLSTAGSTSLATQTAGVMPSSVAVPQQPVPIFRQPAGVHISHYPPNYIPYSQYFSPYYVPPPAVHHFLSNAAFPQQPPTGSVYPPPGAAAAATPVKYSLSQYKPGTNAGNSALVGMPTGYGTYSSSPAGYTPNPAVGSGNSTGNEDLTGSQFKENNVYMPGQQQTEGSAVWIPAAAGRDISSLQASSFYSFPSQGPHMTFTPTQAGHGAFSGLYHPTPTVAAAAVHPLLQQSQTVAGAVEMVGPPSGVYQQPQRAQINWTNTY